The Natrinema saccharevitans genome includes the window CCCGAAGCCGATCGTACGTCGGCAGGTCCTCGAGCGAGGCGTCGCGACGGACCGCCTTGACGATGTGTTTGGGATCGGTGACAAGCCGATGCAGGAGGTAACTCCCCTGAGACCGACCGCCGCCGGTTTTTTCGGACTCGATGACGCCGAGGAACGCCTGCTCTTTGAGTTGGCGATAGAGGCCGTTCTCGGTGATCGGATCGGTCGCGACCAGTTCACAGATCCCGACGTAGCGCTCGTACACCTCCCGGGTCTTGTACGTCTCCCGCTCGCCCGTGATGATACAGCTGGCGAGGGCATAGAGAGCGAGTTTCGCGTGAACGGTCGCGCCGCTCGTGAGCTCCTCGATACGGTTGATTTCGGCGACCTCCTGGGCCTGCTGAATGTGGGTCTCCGAGACCGTCTCGCTGTCGGTGCGGCGGGCGAGTTCACCGGCTTCCTTGAGAATCTCGATCGCCTTCCGCGCGTCGCCGTGTTTCTTGGCCGCGAGGGCGGCACAGAGTTCGATCGTCCCGTCCTCGAGGACGTCGGGCTGGAAGGCGTCCTCGCGATTGCGCATGATCTCGCGGAGCTGGGAAGCGTCGTACGGATGGAAGAACAGCTCCCGGTGGCCGAAGCTGCTGTCGATCCGCTCGTCGAGGGTCTCCCGGTACTGGACCTTGTTGCTGATCCCGATCACGCCGATATAGGCGTCGGTCTTTCGGGCCTCTCGAGCGCGCGAGAGCTGCATCAGAATGTTGCTGTTGTCCAGTTTGTCGATCTCGTCTAAGATGACGATAACGGCGTCGAAACAGTCCTCGAGAATGC containing:
- a CDS encoding Cdc6/Cdc18 family protein, coding for MAEQTGGDPLFESHDPIFDRKELLHVGHVPDEDRIVGRDDEIQSVAAEVGAITRGDPPNNVMIYGKTGTGKSLISRHVSTRAQDAARGNDIDCAVLYVDCSEANTETRTTRQLALSLKDQTDYRQNIPLRGVGTMEYYQHIWGILEDCFDAVIVILDEIDKLDNSNILMQLSRAREARKTDAYIGVIGISNKVQYRETLDERIDSSFGHRELFFHPYDASQLREIMRNREDAFQPDVLEDGTIELCAALAAKKHGDARKAIEILKEAGELARRTDSETVSETHIQQAQEVAEINRIEELTSGATVHAKLALYALASCIITGERETYKTREVYERYVGICELVATDPITENGLYRQLKEQAFLGVIESEKTGGGRSQGSYLLHRLVTDPKHIVKAVRRDASLEDLPTYDRLRETGPSTGNRDADLESFS